TCGGTGCGCAGGTGACCCACGGTGTTCGTGCCGTTGTCCAGCGCGTGGGCGACCCAGACGTTTCCGTCCATGTCGACCGCGACGCCCTGTGCGCGCGGGTGGCCGTGCGGGAAGGAACCGAGGATGTTGCCCGCCGCGTCCATCTTGACCGTCCGGCCGGAGTTGACCTGGGTGTGCCAGATCTCGCCGGTCTGCGGGTCCATGCCGAGGCCGTAGTCGCCGTGCGTCGTGTCGAGGCACGCGCCCGTGCCGCTGCCCGGCTCGTACCGCAACAGGTTGGTGCCGTAGCGGGCGGACCACAGCGTGCCCGCCTTGTCGACCAACCCGCCGTAACCGCCGCAACCCAGGCTGAACGGAGCGGTCACCGGCGTGCCGTCCACGCCGGAGATCTTCTGGTGCTGGGTGTTGGACCCGCCGGTCCACAGGTCGTTGTTGGAGTCGACGGCGACCGTGCGGGTGTTCGTGCCCGCGACCCGGCTGTAGGTGATCAGGCACTCGTCGGCCGCGGTGGTCACGCCGCCGTTGCTGTCGGCGCCGCCCGCGTTGGTCCACGGCCGGATGTCGCCGAGCCCGCGCGAGGTGGCGATCAGGCCGTCGCTGTCGCGGTCGAGGCAGGTGTTGTAGCCGAACGGCCCCTTCAGGTAGTCGCCGGCCGGGTTGGCCGTGCCGTCGGAGTTCGTGCGGGTGCCGCCGCGGATCACGCCGACGCGGGTGACCGAGCCCTTGCCGCCGGAGGCCTCGTTCCGGTTGGACAGCCAGGTGTTGCCGAACTTGTCCACGGTGGTGCGGGACGGGTTGCGCCCCTGCCCGTCCGGCGCCGACAGCCACTCGCCGACGATCTCGCCGGTGTCCACGTCGATCCGGACCATCGTGCCGCGCGCGGAGGCGGCCACGTTGACGTACGGGAAGAACACGGTCTGGCGGTTCAGCTGGAGCTGATCGTTGTTCGGGGCGTCGTGGTTGACGTCCTGGAGCACCCCTTGGTCGAAGTCCGCGTCCAACGTGTAGAGGACGTCCTCGCCGGAGACGGGTGCGGCCGACGCCGACGGCACGCCGACGACGAAGGGGAGCAGCAGCGCGCCGACGGTGGCCAGCGCTAGGGATCTTCGTGGGTGACGCATGGATCTGCCCTTCTGATGGGTTCGGGGGAATTCGGGGCATTTCCGTCACGTGACAACCCCATGTCGAGCGCGGAACGGAACGCGTTACCCGGCCGGGAAATGCGGGTTGGCAATTCGGCAGAAATCGGGTCCGCCATTCAGCCATTTCCGAACGCGGCTCGTTCCATCGGCCCAGCCATGCGATCCGGACGGTCACCGTTGATGTTGCCGCGTGCGCCGTTCGGCCCAGACTTGTGGGCCGATCCGGGCCGATCCGGCCTGTTCGCCGCCGGCCCCGCGACAAGCGGCCCGGTGGGTGTGAAGGCATGATCCGGCACATGACGACGTGGTACCGGCGGATGAAGGCCCGGCGGGCGGACGAGGGCCACCGGGCGGCGACGCCGTTGGAGTTGCTGTTCGACCTGTGCTTCGTGGTGGCGGTCGCCTCGGCGGCGGCCAAGCTGCACCACGCGCTGTCGGAGAACCACATCGGCGCCGGCGTGCTCGGCTACCTGCTGGTGTTCTTCGCGATCTGGTGGGCGTGGCTCAACTTCACCTGGTTCGCCTCCGCCTACGACACCGACGACGTGCTGTACCGGCTCACCACGCTGGTGCAGATCGGGGGCGTGCTGGTGTTGGCGGCGGGCGTGCCGCGGGCGTTCGACGAGTCCGACTACAGCGTGATCACCCTTGGGTACGTGGTGATGCGGCTGGCGATGGTGGCGCAGTGGCTGCGTGCCGCGAAGTCCGACCCCGAGCGAAGGACGTGCGCCCGGCGGTACGCCCTGGGCATCACGCTGGTCCAGATCGGCTGGGTGGCCCGGCTGTTCCTGCCCGAGAACCTGTTCCTGGTCGGCTTCCTGGTGATGGCGGTGGCGGAGCTGGCGGTGCCGGTCTGGGCCGAGCGCGCCGGGCAGACGACCTGGCACCCGCACCACATCGTGGAGCGGTACGGTCTGTTCACGCTGATCGTGCTGGGCGAGTCGATCCTGGCCGCGACCGGCGCGATCGGCGCGGCGCTGGACGCGGGGCACGCGAGCTTCGCCCTGATCTCGCTCGCCGGGGCCGGGCTGGTGATCGTGTTCTCGATGTGGTGGCTGTACTTCGACTACCCGGCGCACGACCTGCTCGACACGTTGAAGCGCGCGATCACCTGGGGTTATGGGCACTACCTGGTGTTCGCGTCGGTGGCGGCGGTCGGCGCGGGGCTGGAGGTCGCGGTCGACTACGACCTGCACGTCGCCCACCTGCCGACGACGGCCGCCGGCCTGGCCACGACGGTGCCGGTGGCGGTGTTCCTGCTCGTGCTGTGGCTGCTCCAGGTGCGGCCCCGGCCCGGAACGGCCCGCTGGGCGTTCCCGGTCGCCGCCGCGCTGGTGCTGGCGGTGACGTTCACGCCCGCGCCGATCCACGCGGTGGCCGTCGTGCTGGCCGCGCTCGTCGTCCTGGTGCTCGCCGGCCGGCGTGGCATCAAGGACGACGAAGTTTCGTCAACCTGACCCGTTCCGCCTCGGACAACGCCGAATCCGTCAACACGCGCACACCGCGCGCGCCGATGGGCAGGCCGTTCACCGAAGTCACCCACCCCGTCGGCACATCGGTGAACAACGTGACTTCCGGCGTGCCCTCGAAATGGCCGTAGCCCAATACCGTCGACCGGTTCACGCTCGGTCCGTTCAGCACCACGTAATCCTGATCGGCCAGGGCCGGGTCGGTCACCCACGGCACCTCGTCGCCCAGCGTCCAGCCGCCGACGCCGCCGTAGCGCAGCAGGAACGTGCGCGCGTGGTTGATCGTGATCACGTAGTGGTGGTCGGACTCCGACTCGACCGCGATCGGCGTGCGGGCGAACGTCAGGCCGTAGGAGACGCCCGCAGTGCGCAGCGTCTGCGAGAACCCGGCCGGGCCTCCGCCGCCGGTGCTGATCGCCCGCGACAGCGCGGACCACGCGCCGGTGGCGGTCTGGTTCGGCAGGCGCGCGCCCGGCCACGGGTCCCGAATGGTCATACCGCCCCAGATGAGGCGTACGGCCGGAGCCGGCCAGACATTGTCACGCTCACCCCGGTAGAGGGTCATGTCCGGCATGGGAATACTCCTCGCGAGGAATTCGTGAAGAGGAATCGTCCCAGATCCTACGCGGGGCCGGTCAGAATGTGGACGGATTCACCGATTAGGAGTACCGATCCGCGTGAATACGATGTTAAAAGGGGGAATATGCAGTGTTCACACACCGCCATGTGGATGACGGGCGGACGAAGGGGCCCGCCGCTGGTGTGCGGCGGGCCCCCGTGGTGCGTCTGCTGTGCCGTGCCGACTACCTCGGGAACAGGTCGCGGTAGGCGCCCTGGGTCTGCACGTTCAACTCACCGACGCGGATGGCCTTCGCCGGCGCGGTCCGCGGGTCGCGGATCTCCAGCACGTCGAAGCCCTTGGCCATATCGGACGAGTAGATGTAGCCGTTGTAGTAGTACGCCGACCACGAGCCGCCGCCCTTGCCGTCGGGCAGCGGGCCGCGCTCGAACCAGCCGATCTCCTTGGGGTTGGCGGAGTCGGTGAAGTCCCAGATCGAGATACCGCCCTGGTACCACGCCTGCACCATGATGTCGCGCCCGTGCACCGGGATCAGCGAACCGTTGTGCGCCACGCAGTTCTCGGTGTCGCCCTGGGTCCGGGAGATCTTGTAGTACGAGCGGAACTCCAGCTCGCGGGCGTCACCTTCGCCGGTGACGTCGTAGATGCCGTCCGCACCGCGGGTCGGGCCGATCTTCTCGTTGCACGTCGCCGCGCCGCCGCCGCCGAGCTCGTCGGTGAAGACGACCTTGGTGCCGGCGTTGTTGAAGGTCGCCGAGTGCCAGAACGCGAAGTTCACGTCGTCCTGGACGCGGTCGATCTCGCGCGGGTTCTCCCGGTCGGAGATGTCCCACAGCACACCGTCGCCCATGCAGGCTCCGGCCGCGACGTCCTTCGCCGGGTACACGGTGATGTCGTGGCAGCCGGAGGTGGCGCGGACGTAGCCGGTCTCCACCGTGCCGTCACGACCGGCGTTGCCGCCGTCCGGGAACATGATCCGCTCGCTGAGCAGCGAGGCCGCCGCCGGGTTCGCCAGCGGCACCTTGACGATCGAGATCAGGTCGTGCGGCGGCTGGCAGTCCGGGAAGGTGGCGCTGGGCCCGTACGACGAGACGTACAGGTAGACGTCCTTGCCGGCCTTGTCCGGCACCAGCGTGTGCGTGTGCGAGCCGCACTTGGTCTCGACCGCGGCGACGTAGCGCGGGTTGGTCTTGTCGCTGATGTCGAAGACCTTGATGCCCTCCCACGCGTTCTTGTTCGTCGCGGCGAGCGTCGTGCTTGAGCAGGAGTTGTCCGAGCGCGAAGAGTCGGTCGACAGGAAGAGCAGGTTCCCGCTGACCGAGATGTCGTTCTGCGAGCCCGGGCACCACACGGAAGCCGCGATCTTCGGCTTGTGCGGCTTGCTGATGTCGTAGACGACGAACCCGTCGTAGTTGCCGTCGAACGCGTAGTTGCCCTGGAACGCCAGGTCGGACCACGTCGAGGAGGCGGTGAAGGGTGCCGGCTTCGGCAGGTTCGCCAAGTGCTTGATGTTGCGGGTGTGGCGGATCTCGTCGACGCCCGGGATGCCGGTGGCCGACTGCTCCTGGCTCGACAGTTGGGTCTCGGACAGTCCGGCGAGGTCGGCGTCGTCCGGTGCGGCGGCCGCTTGCGGCCCCCAGGTCAGGACGGACAGGCTGAGCGCGAACGCGCCCAAGGCCGCGACCGACGTTCTGCGCCGTCCGGTCGAATCGCGTACATCCATTCAGGTTCCCCTTCCAACCCATGCAGGGCCCGCAGTATTACCCGTTCGCAACGCTAAAGACCAGGGCTGATCGGAGGTAATTTTGTGGCTTCCCGCAGGTCGGATGGCCGGGTAGGTTGGCGGCCGACCGGAGGCATCAGGGGGTAACGGTATGCGGATCGTGTTCGTCGCGGTGTTGGTGGCCGTCCTGGCGGGCTGCACGTCCACGGCGGACGACCAGCCGTCGATCATCGTGCCGCAGGGTCCGGGCGAGCAGGCGCAGACGATGTCGCCCGAGGACTTCGGCACGGACAAGTGGGTCGCGCCGAGCGAGGCCGACCTGAAGTACGTGGCTCGGATGATCGTGCACCACAAGCAGGCGTTGGAGATGTCCGCGCTGGCTCCCGAACGCGCTCAGAACGAGACCGTGCGCGGCCTGGCGTCGCGCATCTACGACACGCAGGGGCCGGAGATCGGCGCGATGGAGCAGTGGCAGCGGCAGTACGCCGAGGCGGCTCCGGGGCACGGTCACAGCGCCGACCTGCCGGACGTCGGCCACGAGTCGATGCCCGGCATGGCCACGGCGGACCAGATGGCCGCGCTGAAAGCGGCCACCGGCGCGGACTTCGACCGGCTCTACCTCCAGCTCATGATCGCCCACCACGAGGGTGCGGTGCGGATGGCGGTAGAGGTGCTGTCCTCGGGCCGGGACGTGCGGGTCGAGGAGATGGCCAACGACGTGGCCGTGTCCCAGGCCGACGAGATGGAGCGGATGAAGGCGATCACCATCCCCTGATGTGCCGCCTGCCGGCGGGGCGTCTGGTCGGGCGGGGTGTCTGGTCGGGCAAGTGCTTGGTCAGCGGGGTGAGGTCGACTCGCGGACGACCAGTCGGCAGGGGTGGCGGATCACGCCGCTGGGGCGTTGGCCGTCCAGGGCGTCGAACAGGTAGCGGGCGGCCGTGGTGCCCAGGCGTTCCAGGTCCAGGTCGACGGTGGTCAGCGGCGGGCGGCAGTCGGCGGCGAACTCCTCCCAGTTGTCGTAGCCGACGATTGCCACGTCCTCGGGAATCCGCTTCCCCATGTCGGTGAGGGTGTCCGCGACGCCGGTGGCGATCTGGTCGTTGCCGCAGAACACCGCGTCCACGTCGGGATCCGTCGCGAGGAGCATCCGGGCCGCGTGCCTGCCCCACCGCTGCGACCACTCGCCGTACAGCGGCGCGCCGCCCGCGAGGGTCAGGCCGTGCTCGCCCAGCACCCGGTGCAGCGCGGTGACGCGGTCGCGCGCCGCGCGGTAGGTCTGCGGCCCGGTGATGTGGCCGATGTGCTTGCGCTGCAACGACACCAGGTGTTCGACGGCCAGGCGCGCGCCGCCCTCGTCGTCGGCGATCACCGACAGGTCGGTCGGATCGCTGGACTCGCAGTAGACGTAGACCACCGGCACCGGGATGTCGCGGGTCAGTGACGGCCGGATGTCGTTGTCGTCGCCCAGGATGATGAACCCGTCGACCTGCCGCGCCAGCAGCGTGCTGATGTAGTGCCGACGGCGGATGGCGTCACCACGCGCGTCGCACAGCAGCACCGACATCTGCTCGTTCGCCAACGCGTTCTCCGCGCCCAGGAGGATCGGGATGGCGAAACGTCCGCCGAGTTCGTCGGTGAGCAGCCCGATGGTGCGGGTCCGCCCGGAGATCAGCCCTCTGGCCAACGCGTTCGGCTGGAACGACAACTCGGCGGCGGCCCGCAGCACGCGGTCACGGGTCGCGGGCGCCACCTCGTCCCGGGCGTTGATCGCCTTCGACGCGGTGGAGATCGACACGCCGGCCAGCCGCGCCACGTCGCTCAAGGTCACCGCGTCCGACCGCCGTCTGCCCATCGAAAGCCTTTCGAAAAGTTTGTCGATTGCCGAACCGATTGTAGGCGCACTTCACGAGCGTGAACCAAGTGCTTCACGGTACCGGGGAAGACGATTGCCGAAAAGGTTTTCGGCTGCCACAGTCGGAACGAGCACCGGACCGCGGGAGGTTGGGATGACAGTGACGTCGCCGGACAGCACTGCCGTCGGAGGACGCCCCGTCGTCCCGGCACGCGGCGCGCTCCGACCGCTGGGGCAGGACGAAGTCCGGATCACCGGCGGCTTCTGGCACGCCCGCCAGGAGGTCAACGCCGCCGCCACCCTGCCGCACGCCCGGTCGTGGATGGACCGGCTCGGCTGGACGGGCAGCTTCACCGGGCCCGACGCCGCCCCGGTCGACCGTCGTGGCCGGGAGTTCACCGATTCCGAGGTCTACAAGCTGCTGGAGGCCATGTCCTGGGAGGTCGGCCGTGGCGGTGTCGCGCTGGAGGCGCGGATCGCCGAGCTGACCGGAATCGTCGCGGCGGCGCAGGCCTCGGACGGCTACCTGCACACCGCGTTCGGTCGCCCCGGCCAGCGCGACCGGTACAGCGACATGCTGTGGGGCCACGAGTTGTACTGCACCGGGCACCTGCTCCAGGCGGCCGTCGCGCGGGCTCGAACCGGTGGCGGTCAGGCGGATCCGTTGCTCGCGGTGGCCCGCCGTGCCGCGGACCACGTCTGCGACACGTTCGGCCCCGACGGCACGCCCGGCGTGTGCGGGCACCCCGAGATCGAACTCGGCCTGGTCGAACTGTTCCGGCTTACGGGGGAGCGGCGCTACCTGGACCAGGCCGCGTTGTTCGTCGACCGGCGAGGCCACCGGACGTTGCCGCGCCACCACTTCGGCTGGACCTACTTCAGCGACGACCAGCCGGTGCGGCAGACCACCGTGCTGCACGGCCACGCGGTGCGCGCGCTCTACCTGGCCGCCGGCGCGGTGGACGTGGCGGTGGAGACCGGTGACGACGAGCTGCTCCGGACCGTCGCGGCCCAGTTCGACCGGACGTGGGCCCGGCGCACCTACCTGACCGGCGGCATGGGCTCGCGGCACGCCGACGAGTCGTTCGGCGACGACTTCGTGCTGCCCGCCGACCGGGCGTACTCCGAGACGTGCGCCGGGGTGGCCGCGATCATGCTGGCCTGGCGGCTGCTGCTGGCCACCGGCGACGGGCGTTACGACGAGGTGATCGAGCGCATCCTCTACAACGTCGTCGCCACCGCGATCGGCGACGACGGCCGCTCCTTCTTCTACGCCCACACCCTGCACCAGCGCACGGCGGCCGAAGCGCTCCCGGACGACGAGGAGCAGTTGGGGTTCGGCGGCGGGCCGCGCGCGCCGTGGTTCGAGGTGTCGTGCTGCCTGCCGAACGCGGCACGGCTGCTGGCCGCCCTGTCGTGCTACCTCGTCACGGTCGACGACACCGGGCTCCGGCTGCACCAGTACGCCGACGCGGAGATCTCCACCTGCCTGGCCGACGGGCGTGAAGTCGGGTTGACCATGCGCACCGGCTTCCCGGACGACGGCGTGGTCACCGTGCGCGTGACAAAGACTGACGACCGACCGTGGTCGATCACGCTGCGTGTGCCGCAATGGGCGGAGGGCGCGGAACTCGTGACCACGTACGGGCGTCGTCACGTGTCGGCGGGCGACATCGTCGTGTACCGCAAGTTCGCGGTGGGCGAGGAGATCCGGCTGGAACTGCCGATGCGGCCGCGGTTCACCGCTCCCGACCCGCGGATCGACGCGACGCGCGGGTGCGTGGCGGTGGAACGCGGGCCGCTCGTGTACTGCGCCGAAGCGGTGGGCGACCTCGACCTGGACTCCCTGCGCGTGGACGAGTCCGTGCCGCCGGTCGACACGGCGGCGGGCGTCGCGGTGCGCGCCCGGTTCGACGTTCCAGGCGCGGAATCGTGGCCCTACGGCCGCGCCGAGCCCCGATCGGCCACCACACCGACCACCTCGCTCGACCTCGTGCCCTACCACCGCTGGGCCCGGCGCGGCCCGTCGACCATGCGGGTCTGGCTGCCCGCCACCTGACCCGTCCAGACCGCTTTCGACCGTGCTCAAAGGAGAGACCGGTGACGACAAGAGCTGTTGCCTCCGCCGTGATGGCGGCCGTGTTGGTCCTGGCCACGGCGTGTGGCGACCAGGGAACGGACAACGCGGACGACGGCGCGGTGCTGACCCTGTGGACCCGCGCCGCGACCGAATCGGTGTCCAAGGCCTACGCCGACGCCTACAACGCCACCCACCGCAACAAGGTGGAGGTCACGGCCTACCCGAACGAGGAGTACCCGGCCAAGCTGGCGTCGGCGGCGGGCGCGAAGGCCCTGCCGGACCTGTTCGCGTCGGACGTGGTGTTCGCGCCCCAGTACGCCTCGCAAGGGCTCTGGGTGGACCTCACCGACCGGCTCGCCGGGCTCGCGGTCAAGGACCGGATCGCGCCGTCGCACGTGCGGGCCGGAACATGGGAGGGCCAGAACTACGCGTTGCCGCACACCATCGACTTATCAGTGCTGCTCTACAACAAGGACCTGTACGCGCGGGCGGGCCTCGACCCCGAGAAGCCGCCGACCACTCTGCGCGAGTTCGCCGACCACGCCCGCAAGGTCGACCAGCTCGGCGGTGACGTGAACGGGACCTACTTCGGCGGCAACTGCGGCGGGTGCGTCGAGTTCACGCTCTGGCCGTCGGTGTGGGCCGCGAACGGCGACGTGCTGGACGCCGAGGGCGAGCAGGCGACGGTCGA
This is a stretch of genomic DNA from Saccharothrix ecbatanensis. It encodes these proteins:
- a CDS encoding glycoside hydrolase family 127 protein, translated to MTVTSPDSTAVGGRPVVPARGALRPLGQDEVRITGGFWHARQEVNAAATLPHARSWMDRLGWTGSFTGPDAAPVDRRGREFTDSEVYKLLEAMSWEVGRGGVALEARIAELTGIVAAAQASDGYLHTAFGRPGQRDRYSDMLWGHELYCTGHLLQAAVARARTGGGQADPLLAVARRAADHVCDTFGPDGTPGVCGHPEIELGLVELFRLTGERRYLDQAALFVDRRGHRTLPRHHFGWTYFSDDQPVRQTTVLHGHAVRALYLAAGAVDVAVETGDDELLRTVAAQFDRTWARRTYLTGGMGSRHADESFGDDFVLPADRAYSETCAGVAAIMLAWRLLLATGDGRYDEVIERILYNVVATAIGDDGRSFFYAHTLHQRTAAEALPDDEEQLGFGGGPRAPWFEVSCCLPNAARLLAALSCYLVTVDDTGLRLHQYADAEISTCLADGREVGLTMRTGFPDDGVVTVRVTKTDDRPWSITLRVPQWAEGAELVTTYGRRHVSAGDIVVYRKFAVGEEIRLELPMRPRFTAPDPRIDATRGCVAVERGPLVYCAEAVGDLDLDSLRVDESVPPVDTAAGVAVRARFDVPGAESWPYGRAEPRSATTPTTSLDLVPYHRWARRGPSTMRVWLPAT
- a CDS encoding DUF305 domain-containing protein, with the translated sequence MRIVFVAVLVAVLAGCTSTADDQPSIIVPQGPGEQAQTMSPEDFGTDKWVAPSEADLKYVARMIVHHKQALEMSALAPERAQNETVRGLASRIYDTQGPEIGAMEQWQRQYAEAAPGHGHSADLPDVGHESMPGMATADQMAALKAATGADFDRLYLQLMIAHHEGAVRMAVEVLSSGRDVRVEEMANDVAVSQADEMERMKAITIP
- a CDS encoding LVIVD repeat-containing protein, encoding MDVRDSTGRRRTSVAALGAFALSLSVLTWGPQAAAAPDDADLAGLSETQLSSQEQSATGIPGVDEIRHTRNIKHLANLPKPAPFTASSTWSDLAFQGNYAFDGNYDGFVVYDISKPHKPKIAASVWCPGSQNDISVSGNLLFLSTDSSRSDNSCSSTTLAATNKNAWEGIKVFDISDKTNPRYVAAVETKCGSHTHTLVPDKAGKDVYLYVSSYGPSATFPDCQPPHDLISIVKVPLANPAAASLLSERIMFPDGGNAGRDGTVETGYVRATSGCHDITVYPAKDVAAGACMGDGVLWDISDRENPREIDRVQDDVNFAFWHSATFNNAGTKVVFTDELGGGGAATCNEKIGPTRGADGIYDVTGEGDARELEFRSYYKISRTQGDTENCVAHNGSLIPVHGRDIMVQAWYQGGISIWDFTDSANPKEIGWFERGPLPDGKGGGSWSAYYYNGYIYSSDMAKGFDVLEIRDPRTAPAKAIRVGELNVQTQGAYRDLFPR
- a CDS encoding low temperature requirement protein A, with product MTTWYRRMKARRADEGHRAATPLELLFDLCFVVAVASAAAKLHHALSENHIGAGVLGYLLVFFAIWWAWLNFTWFASAYDTDDVLYRLTTLVQIGGVLVLAAGVPRAFDESDYSVITLGYVVMRLAMVAQWLRAAKSDPERRTCARRYALGITLVQIGWVARLFLPENLFLVGFLVMAVAELAVPVWAERAGQTTWHPHHIVERYGLFTLIVLGESILAATGAIGAALDAGHASFALISLAGAGLVIVFSMWWLYFDYPAHDLLDTLKRAITWGYGHYLVFASVAAVGAGLEVAVDYDLHVAHLPTTAAGLATTVPVAVFLLVLWLLQVRPRPGTARWAFPVAAALVLAVTFTPAPIHAVAVVLAALVVLVLAGRRGIKDDEVSST
- a CDS encoding LacI family DNA-binding transcriptional regulator; the protein is MGRRRSDAVTLSDVARLAGVSISTASKAINARDEVAPATRDRVLRAAAELSFQPNALARGLISGRTRTIGLLTDELGGRFAIPILLGAENALANEQMSVLLCDARGDAIRRRHYISTLLARQVDGFIILGDDNDIRPSLTRDIPVPVVYVYCESSDPTDLSVIADDEGGARLAVEHLVSLQRKHIGHITGPQTYRAARDRVTALHRVLGEHGLTLAGGAPLYGEWSQRWGRHAARMLLATDPDVDAVFCGNDQIATGVADTLTDMGKRIPEDVAIVGYDNWEEFAADCRPPLTTVDLDLERLGTTAARYLFDALDGQRPSGVIRHPCRLVVRESTSPR
- a CDS encoding ABC transporter substrate-binding protein, encoding MTTRAVASAVMAAVLVLATACGDQGTDNADDGAVLTLWTRAATESVSKAYADAYNATHRNKVEVTAYPNEEYPAKLASAAGAKALPDLFASDVVFAPQYASQGLWVDLTDRLAGLAVKDRIAPSHVRAGTWEGQNYALPHTIDLSVLLYNKDLYARAGLDPEKPPTTLREFADHARKVDQLGGDVNGTYFGGNCGGCVEFTLWPSVWAANGDVLDAEGEQATVDSPEMADVFALYRALYEEGVAAPASKDEAGPTWLGALRSGNVGIAPAPSVWLDALEQQGLRLGVAPISGLTGGESTFVGGDALGIGATTEKVEQAWDFLAWTTSDEAQVEVVAKNKGVPTRTDLAANKYSSADPRTVLINGLVAKGRTPYARNFNVSFNDPQSPWLQTVRGALFGDAGKALADGNSAITKSLQQG